A single region of the Nicotiana sylvestris chromosome 6, ASM39365v2, whole genome shotgun sequence genome encodes:
- the LOC104209992 gene encoding uncharacterized protein: MPPLPFLQKLYREKLDKQFERFLDVLKQFHVNLPFTEMLSQMPAYAKFLKDILTKKRNIEETAMVKLTEHCNAILQNKLPQKKLEKEIGEIRSAPIFLQLADQMTLIPEGIVEDVLVHVDKFVFPMDFIVVKMEENKEVALILGRPFLAMGGAILDIQESKFMIRVGEETVTFKMDLEKGAQKDELATSVE; encoded by the exons ATGCCTCCTCTACCATTCCTCCAAAAGCTATATAGAGAAAAGTTGGACAAGCAGTTTGAGAGATTTCTGGATGTTCTGAAACAGTTTCATGTAAACTTACCATTCACAGAAATGCTCTCACAAATGCCTGCTTATGCTAAATTCTTGAAAGATATCCTAACGAAGAAGAGGAATATAGAGGAGACCGCAATGGTCAAGCTCACAGAGCATTGCAATGCGATATTGCAAAATAAACTTCCACAAAA GAAACTGGAGAAAGAGATCGGAGAGATAAGGTCTGCACCCATATTTTTGCAGCTGGCAGACCAAATGACTCTCATACCCGAGGGGATAGTGGAAGATGTGTTAGTTCACGTGGATAAGTTTGTATTTCCTATGGATTTTATAGTGGTAAAGATGGAGGAAAACAAGGAAGTCGCCCTCATCCTAGGAAGACCATTTTTAGCGATGGGCGGAGCTATATTAGATATACAAGAGAGTAAATTCATGATTAGAGTGGGTGAGGAGACTGTAACTTTTAAGATGGATTTAGAAAAGGGGGCACAAAAGGACGAACTAGCTACGAGTGTTGAGTAG